The Haloplanus salinarum genome includes a region encoding these proteins:
- the gatC gene encoding Asp-tRNA(Asn)/Glu-tRNA(Gln) amidotransferase subunit GatC, whose product MSETPVDPDEVRHTADLARIDLDEDEVERFTEQFSDVLSYFDTLDDVPEVDAEADLVNVMRADEVRDGLSQEEALGNAPETEDGYFKGPSVS is encoded by the coding sequence ATGAGCGAGACGCCCGTCGATCCCGACGAGGTCCGCCACACCGCGGATCTGGCCCGGATCGACCTGGACGAGGACGAGGTGGAGCGGTTCACCGAGCAGTTCTCCGACGTTCTCTCCTACTTCGATACCCTCGACGACGTGCCGGAGGTCGACGCCGAGGCCGACCTGGTGAACGTCATGCGCGCCGACGAGGTGCGTGACGGGCTCTCACAGGAGGAGGCCCTGGGGAACGCCCCCGAGACCGAGGACGGCTACTTCAAGGGGCCGAGCGTCTCATGA
- the gatA gene encoding Asp-tRNA(Asn)/Glu-tRNA(Gln) amidotransferase subunit GatA, whose protein sequence is MSVDAFITETTVEGDDDGPLADRTVAIKDNISTAGVRTTCGSEMLADYVPPYDATVVERLKGAGATLVGKTNMDEFGMGTTTETSAFGPTRNPVDESRVPGGSSGGSAAAVAAGEADVALGSDTGGSVRCPAAFCGVVGIKPTYGLVSRYGLVAYANSLEQIGPLAPTVEEAAEVLEVIAGPDDRDATTREAGADADYASAADGDVEGLSVGVPTELIEGADERVVERFEATLDDLKAQGAETHEVSLPSVEHAVQAYYVIAMSEASSNLARFDGVRYGPETDAEGNWNETFARVREEGFGDEVKRRILLGTYALSAGYHDKYYAKAQDARAWLKRDFDEALAEADVLASPTMPVLPFELGESLDDPLQMYLADANTVPVNLANLPAISVPAGRADGLPVGFQLIGPAFGERDIVRAASAVEN, encoded by the coding sequence ATGAGCGTCGACGCCTTCATCACCGAGACGACGGTCGAGGGCGACGACGACGGACCGCTCGCCGACCGGACCGTAGCGATTAAGGACAACATCTCGACGGCGGGCGTCCGGACCACCTGCGGCTCCGAGATGCTCGCCGACTACGTTCCCCCCTACGACGCGACGGTCGTCGAACGGCTCAAGGGCGCCGGCGCGACGCTCGTCGGCAAGACCAACATGGACGAGTTCGGGATGGGGACGACGACCGAGACGTCGGCGTTCGGGCCGACGCGCAACCCGGTCGACGAGTCCCGGGTCCCCGGGGGGTCCTCGGGCGGCAGCGCCGCGGCCGTCGCCGCCGGCGAGGCCGACGTCGCCCTCGGGAGCGACACCGGCGGCTCCGTCCGCTGTCCGGCGGCGTTCTGTGGCGTCGTCGGCATCAAGCCCACCTACGGGCTGGTCTCCCGGTACGGGCTGGTGGCCTACGCCAACTCCCTGGAACAGATCGGCCCGCTGGCCCCGACCGTCGAGGAGGCCGCCGAGGTCCTCGAGGTGATCGCCGGTCCCGACGACCGCGACGCGACGACCCGCGAGGCGGGCGCCGACGCCGACTACGCGAGCGCCGCCGACGGCGACGTCGAGGGGCTCTCGGTCGGCGTCCCGACCGAGTTGATCGAGGGGGCCGACGAGCGGGTCGTCGAGCGGTTCGAGGCGACGCTCGACGACCTGAAAGCACAGGGCGCGGAGACCCACGAGGTGAGCCTCCCCTCCGTCGAGCACGCGGTCCAGGCCTACTACGTGATCGCCATGTCCGAGGCGTCCTCGAACCTCGCGCGGTTCGACGGCGTGCGCTACGGTCCGGAGACCGACGCCGAGGGCAACTGGAACGAGACCTTCGCCCGCGTCCGCGAGGAGGGCTTCGGCGACGAGGTGAAACGCCGCATCCTCCTCGGCACGTACGCCCTGTCGGCCGGCTACCACGACAAGTACTACGCGAAGGCACAGGACGCCCGCGCGTGGCTCAAACGGGACTTCGACGAGGCGCTGGCCGAGGCGGACGTGCTCGCGTCGCCGACGATGCCAGTCCTCCCCTTCGAACTCGGCGAGAGCCTCGACGACCCGCTCCAGATGTACCTCGCGGACGCCAACACGGTGCCGGTGAACCTGGCGAACCTCCCGGCCATCTCCGTGCCCGCGGGACGGGCCGACGGCCTCCCCGTCGGCTTCCAGTTGATCGGCCCGGCCTTCGGCGAGCGCGACATCGTCCGGGCGGCGAGCGCCGTCGAGAACTGA